A section of the Saccharomyces paradoxus strain CBS432 chromosome XII sequence genome encodes:
- the GPI13 gene encoding mannose-ethanolamine phosphotransferase GPI13 (ER membrane localized phosphoryltransferase~similar to YLL031C) — protein MDEKTIKKSILSSSNDEKIIYKSRIKKFQKNHKFYIILLIFIAILQFISIAFFTRGFLLSRHVLDNISSQNETSNLPPRFNKAVVLVIDALRFDFAIPVNESNSNHNLNYHNNILSLYDSFANHEDASSLLLKFIADPPTTTLQRLKGLTTGSLPTFIDAGSNFDGTVIEEDNLLKQLHLANKTVKFAGDDTWMALFHPFLSNDSFPLESLNVWDLDTVDNGVMDYFHDHLQQDKEWDVMIGHMLGIDHVGHKYGPDHFTMREKQIQVDQFIDWILKSIDDDTLLVILGDHGMDHTGNHGGDSIDELESTLFLYSKKPDMWRLKDASNYNINNLGHDYRSVRQIDLVSSLSLLLGQPVPFNNLGWPIDEIARNDREWSQFVNSAISQLRLYKDTMQIHHGNDEILEPLAENISNTPPTSNPGKFVELGHEYQKVFLQTCEELWAKFDYYSIATGIILLTASLILLISITKLIPSIVVNQMVPEFVPGIIIMVLVTNLCFHGIFYVYQQPSFVDQFWGTLLATAIGIIIGCYITIFDRYNFIWIFMRLGETLADYWSRIAVMFMVIHALLFTSNSFTIWEDRIVAFLLSTFGMLTLYEFVFLPKRQSTTALLTATISEKEGTTSGVNSSTANSNYLPLTRFARLLGGYHSAVLIIFTRLASMITICREEQGEYCIPTFNNQNNSAWWVLGLCFLMIFILPACITGYYNLTSSYQAAAPIWINVFLKGILGLNFVYWSLTSLENNSAVIAIPFLRDVTIFKFTLARIIAGFSLIASNVGWLMGPLCIKLNIHNTDVKSHEATILGYTNIYGSEFFLLVINVLMSILLFNKPLAQLSYFLMCNQLLSILEIIDLLKLKENIIGPIALGLLSYQHFFTTGHQATIPSVQWDIGFLLSEKITFPFTHIAIILNTFGPHILVSLSVALLTLWSQPPDVLKPQTLLGRIVSNCGILLTYNTILCLSSFIWVTHFRRHLMVWKIFCPRFIFASLSLIVTQVVVTFGTIAFASGRLIKHINDIFWK, from the coding sequence ATGGATGAAAAGACAATTAAAAAGTCGATactttcatcttccaatgatgaaaaaataatatacaaATCGcgaataaagaaatttcagaaaaatcataaattttatattattctATTGATCTTTATTGCAATCTTACAGTTCATATCAATAGCCTTTTTCACTCGGGGGTTCTTGCTGTCAAGGCATGTTCTTGATAACATTTCCTCACAAAATGAGACAAGTAACTTGCCTCCTAGGTTCAACAAGGCGGTGGTATTGGTTATTGACGCTTTGAGATTTGATTTTGCCATTCCTGTAAACGAATCCAATTCAAACCACAACTTGAACTACCACAATAATATCCTATCATTGTATGATTCTTTTGCAAACCATGAGGATGcatcttctttattgttAAAATTCATTGCGGACCCGCCAACCACCACTTTACAAAGACTTAAGGGTCTCACAACAGGTTCCTTACCGACTTTCATTGATGCAGGTTCTAACTTTGATGGAACAGTAATCGAAGAAGATAATTTGCTCAAACAGCTCCATTTGGCAAATAAGACTGTCAAGTTTGCAGGAGATGATACATGGATGGCCCTATTCCATCCGTTCCTTTCCAATGATAGTTTCCCATTAGAATCTCTTAATGTATGGGATTTAGACACTGTTGATAATGGTGTCATGGATTACTTCCATGATCATTTACAACAGGACAAGGAATGGGATGTAATGATTGGACACATGTTAGGTATTGACCATGTGGGCCACAAGTATGGTCCCGATCATTTTACTATGAGGGAAAAACAAATTCAAGTAGATCAATTTATCGATTGGATACTAAAATCGATCGATGACGATACCTTATTGGTTATTTTGGGTGATCATGGGATGGATCATACAGGGAATCACGGTGGCGACTCCATCGATGAGCTGGAAAGCactttatttctttattcaaAGAAGCCAGACATGTGGAGGCTTAAAGATGCTTCGAATTATAACATTAATAATTTGGGACACGATTACCGTTCAGTGAGACAAATTGATTTGGTGTCTAGTTTGTCTTTATTGCTGGGGCAACCTGTCCCATTTAATAATCTAGGATGGCCGATTGACGAGATAGCAAGAAACGATAGAGAATGGTCTCAATTTGTCAACTCAGCGATAAGCCAATTACGACTATATAAGGACACGATGCAGATCCACCACGGTAATGACGAAATATTGGAGCCGTTAGCGGAAAATATATCGAACACTCCCCCAACAAGCAATCCtggaaaatttgttgaactAGGTCATGAATACCAGAAGGTCTTTTTACAGACCTGTGAGGAATTATGGGCCAAATTCGATTATTATTCCATTGCCACCGGTATAATCTTGCTGACTGCCTCATTGATCCTGTTGATATCCATTACGAAGTTAATTCCCTCCATTGTCGTGAATCAAATGGTTCCTGAATTTGTCCCGGGAATTATCATAATGGTCTTAGTTACAAACTTATGTTTCCATGGCATCTTCTACGTTTACCAACAACCAAGTTTTGTAGATCAATTCTGGGGTACCCTGTTAGCAACTGCTATTGGCATCATTATTGGTTGTTATATCACAATTTTTGATAGGTACAACTTTATTTGGATTTTTATGAGACTAGGTGAGACATTAGCTGATTATTGGTCAAGAATTGCTGTTATGTTTATGGTTATACATGCTTTGCTTTTCACTTCCAATTCATTTACTATTTGGGAAGATAGAATTGTGGCCTTCCTTCTATCTACTTTTGGTATGTTGACGTTGTATGAATTCGTCTTCCTACCAAAAAGGCAATCCACCACCGCATTATTAACCGCAACTATCAgtgaaaaggaaggaaCCACTTCAGGGGTGAACTCTTCGACGGCGAATTCAAATTACTTACCATTAACAAGATTTGCAAGATTATTAGGTGGTTACCATTCCGCAGTCTTAATCATTTTTACCAGGTTAGCTTCTATGATTACCATTTGTAGAGAGGAACAAGGTGAATATTGCATTCCAACATTTaataatcaaaataatTCCGCGTGGTGGGTTTTAGGTCTCTGTTTCCTAATGATTTTCATACTACCTGCATGCATCACAGGTTATTACAATCTAACGTCGTCTTACCAAGCTGCAGCACCAATTTGGATAAACGTTTTCCTGAAGGGCATCCTTGGTTTGAATTTCGTTTATTGGTCATTGACTTCATTAGAAAATAACAGTGCGGTAATAGCAATACCATTTTTAAGGGACGTCactattttcaaatttacgTTGGCTAGAATCATCGCCGGATTCTCATTGATCGCTTCCAATGTTGGCTGGCTAATGGGACCACTTTGTATTAAATTGAACATCCACAATACCGATGTCAAGTCTCATGAAGCAACGATTTTGGGCTATACTAATATTTATGGTTCAGAGTTTTTCCTTTTAGTCATAAACGTTCTAATGAGTATCTTGCTATTCAATAAACCCCTAGCTCAATTGTCATACTTCCTCATGTGTAACCAACTGCTATCAATTTTAGAAATCATTGATCTCTTAAaattaaaggaaaacataaTTGGCCCAATTGCACTGGGACTCTTATCTTACCAACACTTTTTCACCACGGGTCATCAAGCCACAATTCCATCGGTGCAATGGGATATTGGGTTTTTACTgtctgaaaaaataacgTTCCCTTTCACTCATATAGCGATCATCCTAAACACATTTGGGCCTCATATCCTCGTCTCCTTATCTGTAGCATTACTGACACTGTGGTCACAGCCTCCAGATGTCTTGAAGCCACAGACACTTTTAGGAAGAATCGTTTCAAACTGCGGTATATTACTCACTTACAACACTATTCTATGTTTAAGTTCCTTTATTTGGGTCACCCACTTCCGTAGGCATTTGATGGTTTGGAAAATCTTTTGCCCAAGATTTATCTTTGCCTCTTTAAGTTTAATAGTCACTCAAGTGGTGGTCACTTTTGGTACCATTGCATTTGCTAGTGGGAGATTGATTAAGCATATCAATGacattttttggaaatga
- the FRA1 gene encoding aminopeptidase P (Protein involved in negative regulation of iron regulon transcription~similar to YLL029W), protein MTSKPSTSDGRAHSISHVSGMRMRTTSTPHSPRPFRPCADCTCSPGLLSRQGRRASLFLRQLENSRRSSSMLINELKGAGGGSSAGNGSVYSCDSLCAVNREVNTTDRLLKLRQEMKKHDLCCYIVPSCDEHQSEYVSLRDQRRAFISGFSGSAGVACITRDLLNFNDDHPDGKSILSTDGRYFNQARQELDYNWTLLRQNEDPITWQEWCVREALEMAKGLGNKEGMVLKIGIDPKLITFNDYVSFSKMIDTKYDAKGKVKLVPVEENLVDSIWPDFETLPERPCNDLLLLKYEFHGEEFKDKKEKLLSKLNNNSSSATTGTNTFIIVALDEICWLLNLRGSDIDYNPVFFSYLAINKDETILFSNNPFNDDISEYFKVNGIEVRPYEQIWQHLTKVTAQASSAGHKFSIPDGASWQMVRCLNTPGDANGVVYKKMIAQNYVMIHSPIDVLKSIKNDIEIKNAHKAQVKDAVCLVQYFAWLEQQLVGREALIDEYRAAEKLTEIRKTQRNFMGNSFETISSTGSNAAIIHYSPPVENSSMIDPTKIYLCDSGSQFLEGTTDITRTIHLTKPTKEEMDNYTLVLKGGLALERLVFPENTPGFNIDAIARQFLWSRGLDYKHGTGHGIGSFLNVHEGPMGVGFRPHLMNFPLRAGNIISNEPGYYKDGEYGIRIESDMLIKKATERGNFLKFENITVVPYCRKLINTKLLNEEEKTQINEYHARVWRTVVHFLQPQSISYKWLKRETSPL, encoded by the coding sequence ATGACTTCGAAACCATCCACCAGTGACGGCAGGGCTCACTCGATTTCCCATGTATCTGGCATGCGAATGAGAACAACATCGACGCCACACAGTCCCAGGCCGTTCAGACCATGTGCAGATTGTACATGTTCTCCAGGTTTACTATCTAGGCAGGGTCGTAGAGCCTCTCTGTTTCTGAGACAGCTGGAAAATTCAAGGAGGTCGTCCAGCATGCTTATCAATGAATTGAAGGGTGCTGGCGGAGGCAGCAGTGCTGGAAACGGGTCGGTTTACTCATGTGACTCTCTATGCGCTGTTAATAGGGAAGTGAACACTACTGATAGATTGTTGAAGTTGCGCcaagaaatgaagaaacACGATTTGTGTTGTTATATTGTACCCAGTTGCGATGAACATCAGTCGGAATATGTATCATTACGAGATCAAAGGCGCGCCTTCATTTCAGGGTTTTCTGGATCAGCTGGTGTGGCCTGTATCACCAGAGATTTGTTAAATTTCAACGATGATCATCCCGATGGGAAGTCCATTTTGAGTACCGATGGTAGATATTTCAACCAAGCTAGGCAAGAACTGGATTATAATTGGACGCTTTTGAGACAAAACGAAGACCCGATCACTTGGCAAGAATGGTGTGTCAGAGAAGCATTGGAGATGGCCAAGGGACTTGGCAACAAAGAGGGAATGGTATTGAAGATAGGTATTGACCCAAAGCTTATCACTTTCAACGATTATGTTTCATTTAGTAAAATGATTGACACTAAATATGACGCAAAGGGTAAAGTGAAGCTTGTCCCCGTGGAGGAAAATTTAGTTGATAGTATATGGCCTGATTTTGAAACTCTACCGGAAAGGCCTTGTAACgacttattattgttaAAATACGAGTTCCACGGTGAAGAGTTCaaagacaagaaagaaaagttacTGTCAAAGCTAAATAATAATTCTTCCTCTGCAACAACCGGTACTAATACTTTTATAATCGTTGCGTTGGATGAAATTTGTTGGTTGTTAAACTTGCGTGGATCCGATATCGATTATAATccagtttttttctcctaCTTGGCCATTAACAAAGACGAGACTATTCTTTTCTCCAATAACCCCTTCAATGATGACATATCGGAATATTTCAAGGTAAACGGTATTGAAGTCAGGCCTTACGAACAGATATGGCAACATTTAACGAAGGTCACTGCACAGGCCTCTTCTGCGGGACACAAATTTTCGATTCCTGATGGCGCATCATGGCAAATGGTTCGTTGTTTGAACACCCCAGGCGATGCTAATGGTGTAGTGTACAAAAAGATGATTGCACAAAACTATGTAATGATTCATTCACCCATCGATGTTTTGAAATCTATCAAGAATGACATCGAGATAAAAAATGCACACAAGGCACAGGTCAAAGACGCAGTATGTCTAGTGCAGTATTTTGCATGGTTGGAGCAACAGCTAGTGGGGCGCGAAGCATTGATAGATGAATATCGTGCTGCGGAAAAATTAACCGAGATTAGGAAAACCCAAAGGAACTTTATGGGGAATTCGTTTGAAACAATATCCTCCACCGGTAGTAATGCCGCCATAATACATTATTCACCCCCCGTGGAGAACTCATCGATGATCGATCCTACCAAGATATATCTTTGTGACTCCGGTTCGCAGTTCTTGGAGGGTACAACTGATATAACAAGAACCATTCACTTAACAAAACCAACAAAGGAAGAGATGGATAACTACACACTGGTGCTCAAAGGTGGGCTAGCCCTTGAAAGGTTGGTTTTCCCCGAAAACACACCCGGATTCAATATCGACGCCATCGCTAGGCAGTTCTTATGGTCCCGCGGCTTAGACTACAAACACGGCACGGGTCATGGTATCGGTTCCTTCTTAAACGTTCACGAGGGACCCATGGGTGTCGGCTTTAGGCCacatttgatgaatttcCCCTTAAGAGCGGGTAACATAATAAGCAACGAACCAGGCTATTATAAGGACGGTGAGTACGGTATCAGAATTGAAAGTGACATGTTGATCAAGAAAGCAACTGAGAGGGGtaactttttgaaattcgAAAACATAACAGTGGTGCCATATTGCAGGAAGCTGATTAACACTAAGTTACtaaacgaagaagaaaaaacacaAATTAATGAGTACCACGCAAGGGTGTGGAGGACAGTGGTGCATTTCCTGCAGCCTCAAAGTATCTCATACAAGTGGctgaaaagagaaacaaGCCCATTATGA
- the TPO1 gene encoding polyamine transporter TPO1 (Polyamine transporter of the major facilitator superfamily~similar to YLL028W), whose protein sequence is MSDHSPISNKENHLLPSDSSRSSTSDTHSTGTTGTTGVEPVDFTGEGAKYTTATEGNAGGADLAIQRTTTMNSAAESEVNVTRRLTKILTGSVNEPDRIEVDYTNCAPMGGDRPYPPSLPSRELYEVTFDGPNDPLHPFNWPMKKKVLLCLVLCLDCIAIAMCSSIFASAVPQICEIYHVIEVVAILGITLFVLGFAASPVVYAPLSELYGRKGVLVLSAFGFAIFQFAVATAENLQTIFICRFFGGFIGAAPMAVVPAAFADMFDTNVRGKAIALFALGVFVGPILSPVMGSYIAQRTTWRWLEYVVGCFASAVFVAIVLFFDETHHPTILVNKAKQMRKQSNNWGIHAAHEDVELSIKDIVQKTVTRPIIMLFVEPLLLFVTIYNSFVYGILYLLLEAYPLVFVEGYGFTENGELPYIALIIGMMVCAAFIWYMDNDYLKRCQAKGKLVPEARLYAMVVAGTIFPIGILWFCWTGYYPHKIHWMVPTVGGAFIGFGLMGIFLPCLNYIIESYLLLAASAVAANTFMRSAFGACFPLFAGYMFRGMGIGWAGLLLGLFAAAMIPVPLLFLKYGESIRKKSKYAYAA, encoded by the coding sequence ATGTCAGATCATTCTCCAATTTCCAATAAGGAAAACCATCTGCTGCCATCAGATTCATCAAGAAGCTCAACCAGCGATACGCATTCGACGGGCACCACGGGAACCACGGGCGTCGAACCTGTGGATTTCACCGGTGAAGGTGCCAAATACACTACGGCAACGGAGGGCAACGCTGGTGGTGCAGATTTGGCGATCCAAAGAACGACAACCATGAATTCTGCTGCGGAATCAGAGGTTAATGTCACGAGAAGGTTAACTAAAATTCTTACTGGGTCCGTTAACGAGCCTGACCGTATAGAGGTTGATTATACCAATTGTGCGCCCATGGGTGGTGACAGACCTTACCCTCCATCATTGCCCAGCAGAGAACTGTACGAAGTCACTTTTGATGGTCCTAACGACCCGTTACATCCATTCAACTGGCCcatgaaaaagaaagtgcTGCTGTGTCTTGTTTTATGTCTGGATTGTATTGCCATTGCTATGTGTTCTTCTATTTTTGCCTCTGCAGTGCCGCAAATCTGTGAGATATACCACGTCATCGAAGTTGTCGCCATTCTGGGTATCACACTTTTCGTTCTTGGATTCGCCGCCTCGCCGGTTGTCTATGCTCCCCTTTCTGAATTGTACGGTAGAAAAGGTGTTTTGGTTTTATCTGCGTTTGGATTTGCCATTTTCCAATTTGCTGTTGCTACTGCTGAGAACCTGCAAACTATTTTCATATGTAGATTCTTTGGTGGTTTTATCGGCGCAGCACCCATGGCCGTCGTCCCCGCCGCGTTTGCCGACATGTTTGATACTAATGTCAGAGGTAAAGCCATTGCCCTATTTGCTCTAGGTGTTTTTGTGGGCCCCATTTTATCGCCTGTTATGGGTTCTTACATTGCTCAAAGAACTACCTGGAGATGGTTAGAATACGTTGTAGGTTGTTTCGCTTCCGCCGTTTTTGTTGCAATTGTATTGTTCTTTGACGAAACACATCACCCTACTATTTTGGTTAACAAGGCCAAGCAGATGAGAAAGCAAAGTAATAACTGGGGTATTCACGCTGCTCATGAAGACGTGGAGCTGTCTATCAAGGACATTGTCCAGAAAACTGTGACAAGACCTATTATCATGCTTTTCGTGGAACCGCTGTTACTGTTCGTGACTATTTACAACTCGTTTGTCTATGGTATCCTATATTTGCTGCTGGAAGCGTACCCACTGGTGTTTGTAGAGGGTTACGGATTTACTGAAAATGGTGAGTTGCCGTACATTGCCCTGATTATTGGTATGATGGTGTGCGCTGCTTTCATTTGGTACATGGATAATGATTATTTGAAGAGGTGTCAGGCTAAGGGAAAGTTAGTTCCCGAAGCTAGATTGTACGCAATGGTTGTTGCAGGTACCATTTTCCCTATTGGTATCTTATGGTTCTGTTGGACGGGCTACTATCCACACAAGATTCATTGGATGGTCCCCACAGTGGGAGGGGCCTTCATTGGGTTTGGTTTGATGGGTATTTTCTTACCGTGCTTAAACTATATCATTGAATCATACTTACTGTTGGCAGCTTCTGCCGTCGCTGCAAACACCTTCATGAGATCTGCATTTGGTGCATGCTTCCCATTGTTTGCAGGATATATGTTCCGTGGTATGGGTATTGGTTGGGCCGGTTTGTTATTAGGTCTTTTTGCCGCTGCCATGATTCCTGTGCCTTTACTATTCTTAAAATACGGTGAATCTATCAGAAAGAAGTCCAAGTACGCCTACGCCGCttga
- the ISA1 gene encoding Fe-binding Fe/S cluster assembly protein ISA1 (Protein required for maturation of mitochondrial [4Fe-4S] proteins~similar to YLL027W): protein MINSGRSRNSVLLARRFLSTGGFWRGGTNGTMSRTINNVNPFKLRFIPKTAPAAADAVSPDSQRSSNKPFKFIVSNQSATNKASKSPKWSSYAFPSRETVRSHEEAIKKQKQAIDEQMAAAVAKNDCACTEPPKKRKRKLRPRKALITLSPKAIKHLRALLAQPEPKLIRVSARNRGCSGLTYDLQYITQPGKFDEVVEQDGVKIVIDSKALFSIIGSEMDWVDDKLASKFVFKNPNSKGTCGCGESFMV, encoded by the coding sequence ATGATAAACTCAGGAAGGAGCAGAAATTCAGTACTGCTGGCACGCAGATTCCTTTCAACGGGAGGATTTTGGCGAGGCGGTACGAACGGTACAATGTCTCGCACAATTAACAACGTAAATCCTTTCAAATTAAGATTCATACCGAAGACAGCGCCCGCAGCTGCAGATGCCGTTTCCCCAGATAGTCAACGGTCAAGCAACAAGCCCTTCAAATTCATAGTTTCCAATCAGAGCGCGACTAATAAGGCCTCTAAAAGCCCGAAGTGGTCGAGTTACGCATTCCCCTCGCGTGAGACCGTCAGGTCTCATGAGGAAGCCATTAAGAAGCAGAAACAAGCCATAGACGAGCAAATGGCCGCTGCAGTAGCCAAGAATGACTGCGCTTGCACGGAGCCTcctaagaaaagaaagaggaaATTAAGACCAAGAAAGGCGCTCATCACTCTGAGTCCGAAGGCAATCAAGCATTTAAGAGCGCTTTTGGCTCAGCCGGAACCTAAATTGATTAGAGTTAGCGCTAGAAACCGTGGATGTTCCGGTTTAACTTACGATTTGCAATATATCACCCAGCCGGGAAAATTCGATGAGGTCGTAGAACAAGATGGCGTCAAAATCGTCATTGACTCAAAGGCCTTGTTTAGCATAATTGGAAGTGAAATGGATTGGGTCGACGATAAATTGGCCTCTAAATTCGTTTTCAAGAATCCAAACTCCAAGGGTACATGCGGTTGTGGCGAGAGTTTCATGGTTTAA
- the HSP104 gene encoding chaperone ATPase HSP104 (Disaggregase~similar to YLL026W), giving the protein MNDQTQFTERALTILTLAQKLASDHQHPQLQPIHILAAFIETPEDGSVPYLQNLIEKGRYDYDLFKKVVNRNLVRIPQQQPAPAEITPSYALGKVLQDAAKIQKQQKDSFIAQDHILFALFNDSSIQQIFKEAQVDIEAIKQQALELRGNTRIDSRGADTNTPLEYLSKYAIDMTEQARQGKLDPVIGREEEIRSTIRVLARRIKSNPCLIGEPGIGKTAIIEGVAQRIIDDDVPTILQGAKLFSLDLAALTAGAKYKGDFEERFKGVLKEIEESKTLIVLFIDEIHMLMGNGKDDAANILKPALSRGQLKVIGATTNNEYRSIVEKDGAFERRFQKIEVAEPSVRQTVAILRGLQPKYEIHHGVRILDSALVTAAQLAKRYLPYRRLPDSALDLVDISCAGVAVARDSKPEELDSKERQLQLIQVEIKALERDEDADSTTKDRLKLARQKEASLQEELEPLRQRYNEEKHGHEELTQAKKKLDELENKALDAERRYDTATAADLRYFAIPDIKKQIEKLEDQVAEEERRAGANSMIQNVVNSDTISETAARLTGIPVKKLSESENEKLIHMERDLSSEVVGQMDAIKAVSNAVRLSRSGLSNPRQPASFLFLGLSGSGKTELAKKVAGFLFNDEDMMIRVDCSELSEKYAVSKLLGTTAGYVGYDEGGFLTNQLQYKPYSVLLFDEVEKAHPDVLTVMLQMLDDGRITSGQGKTIDCSNCIVIMTSNLGAEFINSQQGSKIQESTKNLVMGAVRQHFRPEFLNRISSIVIFNKLSRKAIHKIVDIRLKEIEERFEQNDKHYKLNLTQEAKDFLARYGYSDDMGARPLNRLIQNEILNKLALRILKNEIKDKETVNVVLKKGKSRDENVPEEAEECLEVLPNHEATIGANTLDYDNEDSMEIDDDLD; this is encoded by the coding sequence ATGAACGACCAAACGCAATTTACAGAAAGAGCCCTAACGATTTTGACGTTGGCTCAGAAGTTGGCTTCGGACCACCAACATCCACAATTACAACCTATACATATTCTAGCTGCTTTCATTGAGACGCCGGAGGATGGATCAGTTCCGTATCTACAGAATCTAATTGAGAAGGGCCGTTACGACTATgaccttttcaaaaaagtgGTCAATAGAAATTTAGTAAGAATTCCTCAACAGCAACCTGCACCTGCGGAGATAACACCAAGTTATGCTTTGGGGAAAGTTCTACAAGATGCTGCTaagattcaaaaacaacagAAGGACTCATTTATAGCGCAAGATCATATATTATTTgctcttttcaatgattcGTCCATTCAGCAAATATTCAAGGAAGCACAAGTGGACATTGAGGCCATTAAGCAACAAGCCCTTGAACTCCGTGGTAACACTAGAATTGACTCTCGTGGCGCTGATACAAACACACCTTTGGAATATTTATCTAAGTATGCTATTGATATGACTGAGCAGGCTCGTCAAGGTAAGCTTGACCCTGTGATTGGCcgtgaagaagaaataagaaGCACTATCAGAGTTCTAGCAAGAAGAATTAAGTCTAACCCATGTTTAATTGGTGAGCCAGGTATTGGTAAGACTGCTATCATTGAAGGTGTTGCTCAAAGAAtcattgatgatgatgttCCTACTATCTTACAAGGTGCTAAATTATTCAGTTTAGATTTAGCCGCATTGACTGCCGGTGCCAAGTACAAAggtgattttgaagaaagattCAAAGGTGTCTTAAAAGAAATCGAAGAATCAAAAACCTTAATTGTTTTATTCATCGATGAAATTCACATGTTGATGGGTAACGGTAAGGACGATGCCGCTAACATCTTGAAACCTGCTTTGTCCAGAGGCCAATTGAAAGTCATCGGTGCCACCACCAATAACGAATATAGATCTATTGTGGAAAAGGATGGCGCctttgaaagaagattccaaaaaattgaagttgCTGAGCCAAGTGTGAGACAAACTGTGGCCATCTTAAGAGGTTTACAACCAAAGTACGAAATACATCATGGTGTAAGAATCCTGGATAGTGCCTTGGTCACTGCTGCTCAATTAGCCAAGCGTTACTTGCCATACAGAAGATTGCCGGATTCTGCTTTAGATTTAGTTGATATTTCTTGTGCTGGTGTTGCTGTTGCAAGAGATTCTAAACCAGAAGAACTGGACTCTAAGGAACGTCAATTGCAATTGATTCAAGTGGAAATAAAAGCTCTGGAAAGAGATGAAGACGCTGACTCCACCACTAAGGATAGGTTGAAATTGGCTAGGCAAAAGGAAGCTTCATTGCAGGAAGAATTGGAACCACTAAGACAACGTtacaatgaagaaaagcatGGCCATGAAGAATTAACACAGGCTAAAAAGAAGTTGGATGAACTGGAAAACAAGGCTCTTGATGCAGAACGTAGATACGATACTGCTACCGCTGCCGATTTAAGATACTTTGCTATCCCAGATATCAAAAAGCAAATCGAAAAACTTGAAGATCAAGTCGCTGAGGAAGAAAGACGTGCCGGTGCTAACTCTATGATCCAAAATGTGGTCAATTCAGATACTATTTCTGAGACAGCCGCAAGATTAACTGGTATCCCTGTTAAAAAATTGTCAGAAtctgaaaatgaaaagttgaTCCATATGGAACGCGACTTATCGTCTGAAGTCGTGGGCCAAATGGATGCCATTAAAGCTGTTTCCAATGCCGTGAGATTATCTAGATCAGGTTTATCTAATCCAAGACAACCTGCATCGTTCTTGTTTTTGGGTTTGTCAGGTTCTGGTAAAACTGAGTTGGCTAAAAAGGTTGCCGGATTTTTGTTTAACGACGAGGACATGATGATCAGGGTAGATTGCTCTGAATTAAGCGAGAAATATGCAGTTTCTAAATTGTTAGGTACTACTGCAGGTTATGTTGGGTATGATGAAGGTGGGTTTTTAACGAACCAACTGCAATACAAACCATACTCTGTTTTGTTATTCGATGAAGTAGAAAAGGCACACCCTGATGTTTTGACCGTCATGCTACAAATGCTGGACGACGGTAGAATTACTTCAGGTCAAGGTAAGACGATCGACTGTTCGAATTGTATTGTCATTATGACTTCCAATTTAGGTGCTGAATTTATCAATTCTCAGCAAGGATCAAAGATCCAAGAATCtaccaaaaatttggtcATGGGCGCTGTTAGACAACACTTCAGAccagaatttttgaacagAATTTCCAGTATAgttattttcaacaaacTATCGAGAAAGGCCATTCATAAGATTGTGGATATTCGtttgaaggaaattgaagagaGATTCGAGCAAAATGATAAGCATTACAAGTTGAATTTGACTCAAGAGGCTAAGGATTTCTTGGCCAGATATGGTTATTCTGATGATATGGGTGCACGTCCATTAAATAGATTAATTCAAAACgaaattttgaacaaattgGCGCTTAGAATCCTAAAGAACGAAATCAAGGATAAGGAAACTGTTAATGTCGTCTTGAAGAAGGGCAAATCCCGTGATGAAAATGTCCCTGAGGAAGCTGAAGAATGTCTGGAAGTTCTACCAAACCACGAAGCTACTATCGGTGCTAACACATTAGATTATGATAATGAAGACAGCATggaaattgatgatgacTTAGATTAA